CGGCCTGTCCGATCGCGAAAAAGCATATTAAATGCGCGATAACCTGCTGTTTAATATGCTTTGTAACAATTTCGGCTAGAATATAAACCAATAATGGCTGTCACAGCTACGCTTCTTTTTTAACAATATCGGCTCGGGCAATAGCGCCTTTGGGAGTATCGAAATGCAAGAAAACTACAAAATTCTGGTCGTTGACGATGACATGCGCCTGCGTGCGCTGTTGGAGCGTTATCTGACAGAACAGGGTTTTCAGGTGCGCAGCGTGGCTAACGCCGAGCAAATGGATCGCCTGTTAACCCGCGAATCTTTCCACCTGATGGTGCTTGATCTGATGTTGCCGGGAGAAGATGGTTTATCGATCTGCCGCCGTCTGCGCAGCCAAAGCAACCCCATGCCGATCATTATGGTGACGGCGAAAGGCGAAGAGGTCGATCGTATCGTTGGGCTGGAAATCGGTGCCGATGACTATATACCGAAGCCGTTTAACCCGCGTGAGCTGCTGGCGCGTATCCGTGCCGTGCTGCGCCGTCAGGCCAACGAGCTGCCGGGCGCACCTTCGCAGGAAGAAGCGGTAATCGCCTTTGGTAAATTTAAGCTGAACCTCGGCACGCGTGAAATGTTCCGTGAAGATGAGCCAATGCCGTTAACCAGCGGCGAGTTTGCGGTACTGAAGGCGCTGGTCAGCCATCCACGCGAGCCGCTGTCACGCGATAAGCTGATGAACCTGGCGCGTGGGCGAGAATACAGCGCCATGGAACGCTCCATTGATGTGCAGATTTCGCGCCTGCGTCGTATGGTGGAAGAGGATCCGGCGCATCCACGCTATATCCAGACCGTCTGGGGCCTGGGCTACGTTTTTGTACCGGACGGCACTAAAGCATGAAGCGACTCCGCTTTTCTCCCCGCAGTTCGTTTGCGCGCACGCTGCTGCTGATCGTCACGCTGCTGTTTGTCAGCCTGGTGACCACCTATCTGGTGGTGCTTAACTTCGCTATTCTGCCCAGCCTACAGCAGTTTAATAAGGTGCTGGCGTATGAAGTGCGGATGTTAATGACTGACCGACTGCAACTGGAAGACGGCACCCAGCTGGAAGTGCCGCCGGCGTTCCGGCGTGAGATCTACCGTGAACTGGGGATCTCTCTTTATACCAATGCGGCGGCGGAGGAGAGCGGATTACGTTGGGCTCAGCACTATCAGTTTTTAAGCGATCAGATGGCGCGTCAGCTTGGTGGCCCTACCGATGTGCGGGTTGAAGTGAACAAGAATTCGCCGGTAGTGTGGCTAAAAACCTGGCTTTCTCCCGACATCTGGGTACGCGTGCCGCTGACGGAAATTCATCAGGGCGATTTCTCGCCGCTGTTCCGCTATACGCTGGCGATTATGCTGTTGGCGATTGGGGGAGCCTGGCTGTTTATTCGCATTCAGAACCGACCGCTGGTGGAGCTGGAGCGCGCCGCATTGCAGGTAGGGAAAGGTATTATTCCACCGCCGCTGCGCGAGTATGGGGCCTCAGAAGTGCGTTCGGTTACGCGCGCCTTTAACCAGATGGCTTCCGGCGTTAAGCAACTGGCGGACGATCGTACGCTGCTGATGGCAGGCGTCAGTCACGATCTCCGTACGCCGCTGACCCGTATTCGTCTGGCGACGGAGATGATGAGTGAAGAGGATGGCTACCTGGCAGAGTCAATCAATAAAGATATTGAAGAGTGTAACGCCATTATCGAGCAGTTTATTGATTATCTGCGCACCGGCCAGGAGATGCAGACCGAACGCGCCGATCTTAACGCCGTGCTGAATGAGGTAGTGGCGGCGGAAAGCGGCTATGAGCGCGAAATCGAGGATGCGGTTATGCCGGAAGAGCTGATGCTGGATATCAATCCGCTCTCAATTAAGCGCGCAGCGGCTAATATGGTGGTAAACGCGGCGCGTTATGGCAACGGCTGGATCAAGGTCAGCAGCGGGCGTGAGTTACAGCGCGCCTGGTTCCAGGTGGAAGATGATGGTCCGGGCATTAAGCCGGAGCAGCTCAAGCATCTGTTACAACCTTTTGTGCGCGGCGATAGCGCGCGCAGCACCAGCGGTACCGGCCTGGGGCTGGCGATTGTACAGCGTATTATTGATGCCCATCAGGGCTCGCTGGATATCGGCATTAGCGAGCGTGGCGGCCTGCGTATTCGCGCCTGGCTACCGTTGTCCGATACGCCGCACCCGTCAGGGGGGTTACCTTCAGCCTCTGCCACAAGCTAAGCGATAAAGCAAAACCCCGCCAAAAGGCGGGGTTTTTTCTTTTGTGTCGCGGTTAAACCTGTGGACCGGCAGAAACCAGGGCAGCCCCGGCTGGGGTGTCAGTGTACTTCTCAAAGTTATTAATAAAGCGCTGTGCCAAATCCAGCGCACGGCTTTCCCACAGAGAAGGATCCTGCCAGGTATTACGCGGATCGAGAATATGGCTATCGATCCCGGCCAGCGCTACCGGCACCTCAAGATTAAAGATCGGCAGCGTATGGGTTTCCGCATCTGACAGATCGCCGTTAAGGATCGCATTAATGATGGCGCGCGTGTCCTTCAACGAAATACGTTTGCCGGTGCCGTTCCAGCCGGTGTTGACCAAATAAGCTTCCGCGCCCGCCGCCTGCATCCGCTTCACCAACACTTCTGCATATTGGGTTGGATGCAGCGTTAAAAAAGCCGCGCCAAAGCAGGCGGAGAAGGTTGGTGTCGGTTCGGTGACGCCGCGCTCGGTACCGGCCAGCTTGGCGGTAAAGCCGGAAAGGAAATGATACTGCGTCTGATCGGGTGACAGGCGCGAAACCGGTGGCAGCACGCCGAAGGCATCGGCGGTCAGGAAGATCACTTTCTTCGCATGGCCTGCTTTAGAAACCGGTTTGACGATATTTTCAATGTGATAAATGGGATAAGAGACGCGTGTATTCTCTGTTTTGCTGGCGTCGCTGTAATCAATCGAACCATCGTTGCGTACCACAACGTTTTCCAGCAGCGCATCGCGGCGGATAGCGTGATAAATTTCTGGCTCTGCCTGCTCCGACAGGTTGATGGTTTTCGCGTAGCAGCCGCCTTCAAAGTTAAACACGCCGTCGTCGTCCCAGCCGTGCTCATCGTCGCCGATAAGCTGGCGTTTCGGATCGGTGGAAAGCGTGGTTTTTCCGGTGCCGGAAAGACCGAAGAAGATCGCAACGTCGCCCTTCTCACCAACGTTAGCCGAGCAGTGCATCGCGGCGATACCTTTCAGCGGCAACAGGTAGTTCATTACCGCGAACAGCCCTTTTTTCATTTCGCCGCCGTACCAGGTGCCGCCAATCAGCTGCATATTCTCGCTAAGGTTAAAAGCGACAAAGTTCTCTGAATGCAGGCCCTGCTGCTGCCAGTCAGGATTGGTACATTTTGCACCGTTCATCACCACGAAATCGGGCTTAAAGCTGGCGAGACCTTCCTCATCGGGGCGAATAAACATATTTTTGACGAAATGCGCCTGCCAGGCGACTTCGGTAATAAAACGCACGCTCAGGCGTGTATCGGGGTTCGCGCCACACCAGGCGTCAATAACGAACAGGCGTTTACCGGAAAGCTGCTGCGTTACGCAGGATTTCAGTGCCTGCCAGGTTTCCTCAGACAAAGGCTGGTTATCGTTTTTCCCTTTGCCCTGGTCGTTCCACCACAGGGTATCGCGCGTGGTTGCGTCACGCACAATATATTTATCTTTTGGCGATCGTCCGGTGAAGATACCGGTGTCGACAGCGATCGCGCCGGACTGCGTTAGCGTGCCACGCTCATAGCCGCTCAGCTCCGGTCGGGTTTCTTCCTTAAATAAAGTTTCATAATCGGGATTATGAACCACTTCAACCGTATCGGTGATGCCATAAGCGACGAGATCCTGTGGCGTCAGGCCATTAGCGCGCATATTACTGCTCCTTTGTCGATTTGTACTGCCACAAATGTAGGGGGAGGACTTGCTGCGACCAGCCATAAAACAGAGCGAAGCGATTCAGTCTGCTTTACAATTGCGGCAGTCTACTACTGTCTACATGCAGCGGAAGGAGAGAGTAGCAGAAATGAGAGACAAAACGGTTTTTTATAGAAATTCATCTTTATCTTATGAAAAGTAATGGTTAATGAATGGTTATTATAAAACAACATTTCATTTTATCCGTATAGCCTCCAGACTTTATGCTGCGCTAACGTGCTGAACCAGTGAATTTAAGTGCCAGGAGCGGGCATCGCTCAGGTGTTTCTCTGAGAAGATTTTGTTAACAAAAGGCGGCCTGAGCCGCCTTAAAAGAAGGGTAAGCGCTTGCTTAGTTAACTATGCGGGGCTATCGCATTAATGTGCTTATGGCATCCGGAAAGCCCCGTCCGTGCTTAATGGATCTGTTCGCTACCATTACTGGAATCGTTGCGAATAGCGGCGATATCTACCGCATCGTAAAGATAATGGCTGCCGCAATAGTCGCAGTGCATATCGATCTGCCCGTCTTCCTTCAGGATCTGATCGACCTCTTCCTGCGGCAGCGTTTTCAGCACTTCACCGCAGCGCTCACGTGAGCAGGAACACTTAAAGCTGACGCTTTGCGGATCATAAACCGTCACTTCTTCCTGGTTATAGAGACGCCACAGCACCTCGTTCGCAGGCAGGCCGATCAGTTCTTCGGTTTTGATGGTTTCCGTCAGCGTTGCCAGGTGATTGAAATCTTCCGGATCGGCGTTCTGGGCAGGCAGCACCTGCAACAGGATACCGGCAGCACCCGGCTGGCCTTCATATTCGCCGGTGCGAATAAACAGGCGCGTCGGCAGCTGTTCAGAACGCATAAAATAGTCTTCCAGGCAGGCTGCCAGCGTCTCACCTTCCAGGCCTACCACGCCCTGGTAGCGTTCGCCTTTCTCCGGGGAGATGGTGATAACCAGATAGCCATTGCCAACCATCTCTTTCAGCGTACTGCCCGGTGCGATATCGCCCTGCATACGCGCTACGCCACGCATTTCCTGACGGTTATTACCGTTAATCACCGCCAGCGACAGTGCGCCATCGCCCTGAAGCTGAACCGTAATGTCGCCTTCAAATTTCAGCGTGGCGGTCAGCAAGCTGGTAGCGACCAGAAGTTCGCCCAGTAGCTGCTGAACCGGCTGCGGATAATCGTGCCCGGAAATAATTTCCCGCCACGTATCGGACAGGTTAACCAGTTCGCCGCGAACCGCGTGGTTTTCGAACAGGTAACGGTGCATTTGGTCTTGATGAGCCATAGTTTTTCTCTCGTGTTGGCGGCGCGTTATTCGTCGCCAGAAAATTTAAATTTCATCAGATCGCGGCGCTCTTTTTTATCTGGCCGACGATCGGGATGCGGCATCGTCAGCGCGTTCAGCTTACGCGCCTGCGCCATCTTCTCGCGTTTTTCCACGCTTTCCGGCGTTTCGCTGTAAAGCTGCTGTGCTTCGCTGGCGGGACGACGCTGATCGGTAACGGCACGGATGATAACGGTGCGCTCATCGTTGCCCTGACGTAAAGTTAGTTCGGCATCCAGTTCAACCAGTTTGCTGGGCTTGCTGCGTTGCCCGTTATAGTGAACCTTGCCGCCTTCAATCATTTCACGCGCTATGGCACGGGTTTTATAAAAGCGCGCCGCCCACAGCCATTTGTCGAGCCGAACGCCTTCTGCGGTTTTCTCTTTCATTGCTGCTCCCGTCGGGTTTACCGCGCCTCTGGCGTCAGCGCGCCGAGCAAGGTTCGGTAGTCGCTGATGCTCTGATGGCGAGCAAAAGTTTTTGCGGGCTGACCGGAATCGGGATTGCCGACGCCAAGGCAGCAGGCGATTCCCCAGCGTTGCGCGGCATCCAGTACCGGCTCGCTGTCGTCGATGAACAACGTTCGCTGTTTTTCAAAGCCGGTATGCTGCTCTACGGCCTGCCATAAACGCTGATCTTCTTTCGGAAAGCCAAATGTATGGGTCGATAGCAATAAATCAAGGTGCCGATCGAGTCCGGTTTGCTGAAGTTTTACGTCCAGATTAAAAGGATGCGCGTTAGTAAGTAGAATAGTGCGCTTGCCGCTGACGCGCAGAGCATGCAGAAAGGGAAGGGTATCGGCGCGTAGTCGGGCGCGGCTACGTACTTCCCAGGTCATGGCGCGGATATCCAGTTCCAGCTCGCGGCTCCAGTAGTCCAGACAATACCAGTTTAGCGTATGCTGCACCGCCTGGTATTTCGCCATAATGAAGCGGTTGGCTTCAGCCAGAGAGAGGTTGCGCTGCTGGCTCAGCCTTTGCGGCACCAGCGTTAGCCAGAAATAGTTATCGAACGCCAGATCGAGCAGTGTGCCATCCATATCCAGCAATACGGTGTCAATATCGCGCCAGTTAATCTCAAGCTGCATGCCGCCTCCGGGCCAGTAAAAATTGGGCCACAGGGTAGCACAGTTGAAAAGGTCAGAATAACGGACGCATACCCGGTAATGGCGTGAGCGCGTGGTTAAAACATTTGTCGTAGTATTGCTGAATTTCCACAATACGTTTGCGGTTGCGATGGATGCGTTTTAGCGCCAGCAGACCATTTATTAGTATGCTCAGGCACAGCACCAGCAGCAGCAGCGAAGTGCCTAAATAGCGCCAGAGCGTGAGTGGATCCGGCTTGCTGTGCAGCGCAATATGGCGCGTGCCGTTGGCGTCCGTATGGATGCTGGTAATAATGCCTGCCGCGTTAAATGAGGTGTGGAGCAGCATTCCGGCAAGGCGTTGCAGCTCTTGCCACTGCTCCGGCGCATTGAAGTCAAACAGCGAGATGGTTGGTTGTGGATGATTAACCAGCTGTCGCCCTTCATCGCTAACGATCAGGAAACCATTGGGCGGTGGGCTGTTTAGCGCTTCTGCCGCACGGTGCGTTTCGCGGTAGAAGAAAGTTGAGGTTGAAGTATTCACCAGATTTTCCAGTGCTTCGGCGCTGACCGGACGCAGCAGCACATTCATGCCGTTAAGCGCGCCAGAATCTGCCCGCTTTACTAATGTTTCCCAGTCTTTCGCGTTACCGAGGTTAACCAGCGCGTTTTTCAGCCGCACGCAGTCCTGCGGCTGGTTACAGAGATCCTGCGTTTTCACTACCAGATCGGCGAAATCATCCAGCAAAATCATCCCTGATTTCTGGATAGCGGTGGCGAGCTGTGGATTCAGCTTACTGTCGGCACCGTTTTGCGGATGCAGTTGCTGTTTGGTAACCGTTAGCAGTGCTGAAGCCTTATCAATAATTTCCGACTGCGGTAGCGGCAAAGGTGAGGCCAGATTCCAGTAAATGGCCGAACAATCAAAAGGCATAAAGGCATAGCTGCGGTTGCTCTGGTAGCTGGCGGGCACTGAACACATGCCGGTGCCGCTGACTTTCAGGCTATCGCCCACGTGCAGTGGCATTCGCTCCAGTTCAGTTACCGAGTTAACCTGAATACGTTCGGTGCCGGTTAGCCATGCAAGGCTTAGCTTCAGCGGCATGGTTAACGGAACCCAGCTGACCAGTAACGCCAGAACCAGCAGCGATCCGCAGGCC
The sequence above is a segment of the Mixta intestinalis genome. Coding sequences within it:
- the pckA gene encoding phosphoenolpyruvate carboxykinase (ATP) codes for the protein MRANGLTPQDLVAYGITDTVEVVHNPDYETLFKEETRPELSGYERGTLTQSGAIAVDTGIFTGRSPKDKYIVRDATTRDTLWWNDQGKGKNDNQPLSEETWQALKSCVTQQLSGKRLFVIDAWCGANPDTRLSVRFITEVAWQAHFVKNMFIRPDEEGLASFKPDFVVMNGAKCTNPDWQQQGLHSENFVAFNLSENMQLIGGTWYGGEMKKGLFAVMNYLLPLKGIAAMHCSANVGEKGDVAIFFGLSGTGKTTLSTDPKRQLIGDDEHGWDDDGVFNFEGGCYAKTINLSEQAEPEIYHAIRRDALLENVVVRNDGSIDYSDASKTENTRVSYPIYHIENIVKPVSKAGHAKKVIFLTADAFGVLPPVSRLSPDQTQYHFLSGFTAKLAGTERGVTEPTPTFSACFGAAFLTLHPTQYAEVLVKRMQAAGAEAYLVNTGWNGTGKRISLKDTRAIINAILNGDLSDAETHTLPIFNLEVPVALAGIDSHILDPRNTWQDPSLWESRALDLAQRFINNFEKYTDTPAGAALVSAGPQV
- the envZ gene encoding two-component system sensor histidine kinase EnvZ gives rise to the protein MKRLRFSPRSSFARTLLLIVTLLFVSLVTTYLVVLNFAILPSLQQFNKVLAYEVRMLMTDRLQLEDGTQLEVPPAFRREIYRELGISLYTNAAAEESGLRWAQHYQFLSDQMARQLGGPTDVRVEVNKNSPVVWLKTWLSPDIWVRVPLTEIHQGDFSPLFRYTLAIMLLAIGGAWLFIRIQNRPLVELERAALQVGKGIIPPPLREYGASEVRSVTRAFNQMASGVKQLADDRTLLMAGVSHDLRTPLTRIRLATEMMSEEDGYLAESINKDIEECNAIIEQFIDYLRTGQEMQTERADLNAVLNEVVAAESGYEREIEDAVMPEELMLDINPLSIKRAAANMVVNAARYGNGWIKVSSGRELQRAWFQVEDDGPGIKPEQLKHLLQPFVRGDSARSTSGTGLGLAIVQRIIDAHQGSLDIGISERGGLRIRAWLPLSDTPHPSGGLPSASATS
- the ompR gene encoding two-component system response regulator OmpR, coding for MQENYKILVVDDDMRLRALLERYLTEQGFQVRSVANAEQMDRLLTRESFHLMVLDLMLPGEDGLSICRRLRSQSNPMPIIMVTAKGEEVDRIVGLEIGADDYIPKPFNPRELLARIRAVLRRQANELPGAPSQEEAVIAFGKFKLNLGTREMFREDEPMPLTSGEFAVLKALVSHPREPLSRDKLMNLARGREYSAMERSIDVQISRLRRMVEEDPAHPRYIQTVWGLGYVFVPDGTKA
- the hslR gene encoding ribosome-associated heat shock protein Hsp15, whose product is MKEKTAEGVRLDKWLWAARFYKTRAIAREMIEGGKVHYNGQRSKPSKLVELDAELTLRQGNDERTVIIRAVTDQRRPASEAQQLYSETPESVEKREKMAQARKLNALTMPHPDRRPDKKERRDLMKFKFSGDE
- the hslO gene encoding Hsp33 family molecular chaperone HslO, with the protein product MAHQDQMHRYLFENHAVRGELVNLSDTWREIISGHDYPQPVQQLLGELLVATSLLTATLKFEGDITVQLQGDGALSLAVINGNNRQEMRGVARMQGDIAPGSTLKEMVGNGYLVITISPEKGERYQGVVGLEGETLAACLEDYFMRSEQLPTRLFIRTGEYEGQPGAAGILLQVLPAQNADPEDFNHLATLTETIKTEELIGLPANEVLWRLYNQEEVTVYDPQSVSFKCSCSRERCGEVLKTLPQEEVDQILKEDGQIDMHCDYCGSHYLYDAVDIAAIRNDSSNGSEQIH
- the yrfG gene encoding GMP/IMP nucleotidase encodes the protein MQLEINWRDIDTVLLDMDGTLLDLAFDNYFWLTLVPQRLSQQRNLSLAEANRFIMAKYQAVQHTLNWYCLDYWSRELELDIRAMTWEVRSRARLRADTLPFLHALRVSGKRTILLTNAHPFNLDVKLQQTGLDRHLDLLLSTHTFGFPKEDQRLWQAVEQHTGFEKQRTLFIDDSEPVLDAAQRWGIACCLGVGNPDSGQPAKTFARHQSISDYRTLLGALTPEAR
- a CDS encoding intracellular growth attenuator family protein, translating into MNTIIIILGVMLTCSVIAGICFWYAMRHRPPLAKPLPFISPPYRNLTPEEREAVERYLDSLAKKQRTIQPGGASASPEMLSLSSQSNKVYPVTRAITRYGLSTDDPQKWRYYLDALEVHLPPLWEQYIAEENFVELIKTHTIPLVISLNGHSLLSYAWEQSMLPSVVHPSAANASIRQEQSENIELLQVRKETPEEHCLSRSDGTREATVICIGLLLLFISLVTPLIFMPWLVSASLALILISLWFMYRRPAEKDLREIHCLRGAPKRWGLFSEANQGQINNISLGIIDLIYPSHWQPYVAYDLGQTTDVDIYLNRQVVRQGRFLSLQDEVRNFPVQRWRKNMVLACGSLLVLALLVSWVPLTMPLKLSLAWLTGTERIQVNSVTELERMPLHVGDSLKVSGTGMCSVPASYQSNRSYAFMPFDCSAIYWNLASPLPLPQSEIIDKASALLTVTKQQLHPQNGADSKLNPQLATAIQKSGMILLDDFADLVVKTQDLCNQPQDCVRLKNALVNLGNAKDWETLVKRADSGALNGMNVLLRPVSAEALENLVNTSTSTFFYRETHRAAEALNSPPPNGFLIVSDEGRQLVNHPQPTISLFDFNAPEQWQELQRLAGMLLHTSFNAAGIITSIHTDANGTRHIALHSKPDPLTLWRYLGTSLLLLVLCLSILINGLLALKRIHRNRKRIVEIQQYYDKCFNHALTPLPGMRPLF